The following nucleotide sequence is from Synchiropus splendidus isolate RoL2022-P1 chromosome 1, RoL_Sspl_1.0, whole genome shotgun sequence.
GCGGCTTTAGTCTGAGCAGCAGCGGAttaaccttcatcatcatcatcatcattattatcatcAGATGTTGCTCTCTCCACCGTCTCTCCGTCCCGGCTGCTGATGTTCCCGGCTGGAATCCCGGGCCCAGACTCGCCAACATGGGGTTGATGGAATTTTATCTCGAGATCGACCCGGTGACCCTGAATCTGATCATCCTGGTGGCCAGTTACGTGATTCTTCTGCTGGTCTTTCTCATCTCTTGCATCCTTTATGACTGCCGGGGCAAGGACCCCACTAAGGAGTACGCGCCGGATACCGCCTCCTCCCCTGCACCTCCGCCACCACCGTCTGGACAGTCGCCTATCCGCCTCCTGGTCATGCAAAACTCACCTGCCTCACCCCGCTACGACCAGGCAGATGCTGTGGGTGAGACTCCAGAGCTAAGGGGAGGAGACCGTGGTGAGAAGAGGAGCACGCTGGTCTGAGGAAGACCCTTGTGAGGGGAGGCATTGGAGGACCATGGAGGACCCCTATTGTAAGACGTTGAATTGAGAAAGGCCCTCGGTGGAGTGTGCATTTGAAAGTGTGGTACACTCTTGGTTTTGAGCTACCCTGTATGGAGCTGGACGCTGGAACTATGGGGCCTGGTGAGATGAGAAGAACATGCTTGGTCTGAGCAGGACCTTAGATCAAGATGGAAGAAGCCCTAGTTTTTGGTGCCTTGTTTTGAGAAAGGAATTTGTCAAAGGAAAGCCCTTCATGAGGGAAAGAAGAATCCGAATTTCAGAAAAAGACCCTGGTTTATGgagtgtgaggaggagagagcatgCGGTGTCTGAAGAACCTGGTGCTCAGAAGACAAGGGGTCTTCTTTtatgagttttattttgaagaatccATGTCTAATGACAATGTGGATTAGGATGGACCTTGGAGAGCCCCGGTTTTTGGTGGACTCTGCTGTGTGTAGCGTTGAGGCAGAAGTCAGAATCACGATATGAACCGGGTAAGACCATTGCAGAAAAGTACATGTGGTTTAATTTTCAGTAAACACAAAAAACCCCTAAATGACAAAGAAAACGTCCAGAAAAGTGTAAACACACTTGTTTTATTCAGAGCATTGAGGATGCATTAGTCACCCCAAGATGTTGAAGAGAAATCTTTGtataacatatttatttattaattcacaTGTTCTGTGAATTAATACACCATTTCAAAAGGGAAATGCAAAAATTTGAACGTGCGTAATGACATGTATTATATGTGCATGCGTGTTACGGCAGTAATCCAGTCATCAGCGTATTAATATGATGTGACATAATCCGAGGAGCTAATTCTTTAATCTGATTGAGAAATATGATTAATTAGTTCCACATCAGTATGGAGTGTGAGGCAGGTGAaagtcatttttcatcatcaccaAGATGATCATTTTTATCCTCACAACTTCCATCACCACTATTCTCATCCCCATCCTCGCCCTCCTccttctcatcatcatcaccagcagcagcagcagcactgtaaacacaagtgtttgttttgcaggttAAAGCTTCTGAAGATGAAAGGATTGCAAGCTTTGTTCTGTCGTCAGATGAGCTTTCACTGTCCAGACTGCATCTGTCCTGCTGAGGGATGTGCCCGGTGAAAAGGAAAATACAATCAGACTGTCAGCAAACAAGCCTCACATTTTGACTGTAAATACACTTGAGTCATAAGGAGGACACTGTGcaaatatttcatatatatttcaCAATTTCCCATGGAAACCAAGAACGTTTAGCTTTCTCACTGGCCAGAACATGGATGATATCACATCTGGTTGTCGTTGAGTTCTGAACGTTGATGTTTGTCAGATCTGacgtgacagaaaataaaaagacaaacgATTTTAATCCCCTGAAGTCTCTTAATCCCTCAGCACCAAAAAAGCCTGACCCTCTCCTGGGTCAACTGTATCTGGCTGCTGATTGGCTGCAGCAGCGTCTGGACACCATGTTTAGGAACTGGAGCAGGAAAATCCtcttatataaaaaaaataacatccaTATTCGGGATTGAAGCTTCGTCCGAAGGATTAAAGATTATTGATGTAGATTTGTACGTGAGATTACATCACTCCTACCTCTTTCAGTCATCCCCTGCACTCCCTCTCCCTTTACATCCTCATTGAGGTCCTACAGTTAACGCCCCTTGCTAATGTGTCCTGCACTGCTCCGTCAACCCTGCCACCGCTGGTGCTGCCCTACTCGCTCTTATACCTATTGTTCCCTTCACTCCAATCCCGAACCTCCCAGGATGCTGAATCCCGTCTACAACAGCCCATCTGGGTCCCTGACTCCCTTACTCTGCACCCTTCTGCTGCCCCCTTCAGTTTAGCGCTAATAGAACATGTGGTGTAGCTACTGTTTAGCTTCAATTGAGAAATATCTCCAGTGTCCTCAGGAAAGTTTGGCTTCTTTTGTTGCACAACAACGTCAGgaaaattgtttgttttctctgtcatCTCTCTGCAATACTCCAGATGAATAAATTCATACAATAGTTGTGACTGTTGTTTTATTTCGTCTCTcttttgtaaacaaaaaaacagtgaatattTTGTCAAACAGCAGAGGAGCTCTGAGTTACTCATTTTTCTTTAGGTAGCTGAGGTTCACCTGAGAACGCTGGGACTTTCAGCTGCAGATGTTGAAGAACCGTGTGGAAGGCCAAGACATCGTACCGACGTCCTCAGCTGCAGTACTTGGGAGAGGTGGTGCAGTCGGAGTGAGGGG
It contains:
- the si:ch73-256g18.2 gene encoding small integral membrane protein 36, with protein sequence MGLMEFYLEIDPVTLNLIILVASYVILLLVFLISCILYDCRGKDPTKEYAPDTASSPAPPPPPSGQSPIRLLVMQNSPASPRYDQADAVGETPELRGGDRGEKRSTLV